One genomic segment of Cellulophaga sp. HaHaR_3_176 includes these proteins:
- a CDS encoding Crp/Fnr family transcriptional regulator, with the protein MKQIKTYLDQIATISNLDWEFFTSKLQRRVISKKSIFLKINEIENHISFIESGVVRLFIPKENPEKEITFGFSFKNQFISAYDSFLTQKPSAYQVQALTDTCLLSITYSDLQDVYENTQIGNLIGRLTAERLFLIKSRREQDLLNLTAEDRYMKLFKERPELLKEVPLKYISSYIGVTAQALSRIRKRL; encoded by the coding sequence TTGAAACAAATAAAAACATACTTAGATCAAATAGCGACCATATCTAATTTAGATTGGGAATTTTTCACATCAAAATTACAGCGTCGTGTTATCTCTAAAAAAAGCATATTTTTAAAAATTAACGAAATTGAAAATCATATTTCTTTTATAGAATCTGGTGTAGTACGTTTATTTATTCCTAAAGAAAATCCTGAAAAAGAAATTACTTTTGGTTTCAGTTTTAAAAATCAGTTTATAAGTGCGTATGATTCTTTTCTAACACAAAAGCCATCAGCATATCAAGTACAAGCACTTACTGACACTTGTTTGCTAAGCATAACTTATAGCGACTTACAAGATGTTTATGAAAATACACAAATAGGTAATTTAATTGGTCGGTTAACTGCTGAGCGCTTGTTTTTAATAAAGTCGAGACGAGAGCAAGATTTATTAAACCTTACCGCAGAAGATCGTTATATGAAGCTTTTTAAAGAGCGGCCAGAGCTTTTAAAAGAGGTTCCATTAAAGTACATCAGTTCTTATATTGGGGTAACAGCTCAAGCTTTAAGTCGAATTAGAAAGCGTTTGTAA
- a CDS encoding phosphoribosyltransferase family protein, translated as MKYNIKKFKDGQVAAQIIESGDIDISIRGNSYEDLFRAAAIKEAWDAKNILNKTAIAKLTIFCLIGQRSDRRFNEGESFDLKVIANFINAMNFDKITILHPHSPISLALINNAEKLSHFKFVEKTFKSLGSPVLVSPDAGAYKTTHEIAEKLNADLVPSNKVRVDGAPEISIQGDVKGKECLIVDDLADGGRTFKFLAEALKQQGASKVFLYVTHAQFNYGFDELKETIDHVYCTNSYKNIEDNFVTQYRLDGIE; from the coding sequence ATGAAATACAACATAAAAAAATTTAAAGATGGCCAAGTAGCTGCTCAAATTATAGAAAGTGGCGATATAGATATTTCAATTAGAGGGAACAGTTATGAGGATTTATTTAGAGCTGCGGCTATAAAAGAAGCCTGGGATGCTAAAAATATTTTAAACAAAACGGCTATCGCAAAACTCACTATTTTTTGCTTAATTGGGCAACGCTCAGATAGGCGTTTTAATGAAGGTGAGTCTTTTGATTTAAAAGTTATTGCAAATTTTATAAATGCGATGAATTTTGATAAAATAACGATACTGCACCCTCATAGTCCAATTTCATTAGCTTTAATTAATAACGCCGAAAAATTATCACATTTTAAATTTGTTGAAAAAACCTTCAAATCATTAGGTAGCCCTGTTTTGGTTAGTCCTGATGCCGGAGCATATAAAACAACACATGAAATTGCTGAAAAGCTTAATGCAGATTTAGTGCCGTCAAATAAAGTAAGAGTAGATGGTGCACCTGAAATAAGCATTCAAGGTGATGTTAAGGGTAAAGAGTGCTTGATTGTAGATGATTTAGCAGATGGTGGTAGAACATTTAAGTTTTTAGCTGAGGCATTAAAACAACAAGGAGCATCAAAAGTTTTTTTATATGTAACACATGCACAATTTAATTACGGTTTTGATGAATTAAAAGAAACTATAGATCATGTGTATTGCACTAACAGCTATAAAAATATTGAGGATAATTTTGTTACTCAGTACCGATTAGATGGTATTGAATAA
- a CDS encoding TolC family protein — protein MKLFLIITSIFFLQFSFAQDAAINTTPKIWSLKDCINYALENNITVKDAALNKSIAEVDYSKAKSSRLPNLFGSASQNFSSGNTIDPITSDYVTDQVSSTNVGLNSSLTLFQGNQLNNQVKQNKLLLEQSIFQEEIEKNNIALNILETYLQTLYSKENISIAENNLEASEKEVLRSKARLDAGTIALSDYTDAQSQAATNKYNTIAAKNEYQQYIIALKQLLELTPMDDLEIETIDENMDLINLELNKIEVYTNALGFLPEIQANKLNIAANEKELDIAKGGYLPTLSLIGSLGTGYTSINDNTFSDQFDVNFNQKIGVSLNIPIFNRNQTKAAVKTATINIEKAEIQKQNTEKDIYKKVETAYQNAVSAQEQVIASEASKVAAEQSYKLAQKKYELGGLSTTDLVISQNIYTNAQQNYLQSKYLNILYHQLLQFYQGNDIKL, from the coding sequence ATGAAATTATTCTTAATTATAACAAGTATATTCTTTTTGCAATTTTCATTTGCACAAGATGCTGCAATTAATACGACCCCAAAAATATGGTCTTTAAAAGATTGTATAAACTACGCTTTAGAAAATAATATTACGGTAAAAGATGCTGCTCTTAATAAAAGCATTGCTGAAGTAGATTATAGTAAAGCAAAATCTTCTCGATTACCTAATTTATTTGGTAGTGCTTCACAAAATTTTTCTAGCGGAAATACAATTGACCCTATTACTAGTGATTATGTTACTGACCAAGTGAGTAGTACTAATGTTGGACTTAATAGTTCATTAACGCTATTTCAAGGTAACCAGCTTAACAATCAGGTTAAGCAAAATAAATTATTGTTAGAACAAAGCATTTTTCAAGAAGAAATAGAAAAAAACAATATTGCTTTAAATATTTTAGAAACCTACTTACAGACACTTTACAGTAAAGAAAACATTTCTATAGCAGAAAATAATTTAGAAGCTTCAGAAAAAGAAGTTTTAAGATCTAAAGCACGTTTAGATGCTGGTACTATTGCTTTGAGTGATTATACAGATGCACAAAGTCAAGCCGCAACAAATAAATACAATACAATTGCCGCTAAAAATGAGTATCAACAATATATAATAGCGCTTAAACAATTATTGGAATTAACACCAATGGATGATTTAGAAATAGAAACCATTGATGAAAATATGGATTTGATAAACTTAGAGCTCAATAAAATTGAAGTGTATACGAATGCTTTAGGTTTTTTACCAGAAATACAAGCCAATAAATTAAATATAGCAGCAAACGAAAAGGAGTTAGATATTGCTAAAGGAGGGTATTTACCAACTTTATCATTAATAGGTAGCTTAGGTACAGGGTATACCAGTATTAATGATAATACCTTTTCTGATCAATTTGATGTCAATTTCAATCAAAAAATAGGGGTGTCTTTAAATATCCCAATTTTTAATAGAAATCAAACAAAAGCAGCTGTAAAAACAGCTACGATAAATATTGAAAAAGCAGAGATACAAAAACAAAATACAGAAAAAGATATCTATAAAAAAGTAGAAACTGCATATCAAAATGCGGTATCTGCTCAAGAGCAAGTTATAGCATCAGAAGCATCAAAAGTTGCTGCAGAACAATCATACAAATTAGCACAAAAAAAGTATGAGTTAGGTGGTTTAAGTACAACTGATTTAGTGATTAGTCAAAACATTTATACTAATGCTCAACAGAATTATTTACAATCTAAATACTTAAATATTTTATACCATCAATTACTACAATTTTATCAAGGAAACGATATCAAACTTTAA
- a CDS encoding acyl-CoA desaturase encodes MAIVIFVLVLWYGGLFFQSFFLHRYAAHQVFTMSKTMERITFVLTWIFQGSSYLSAYGYGVMHRMHHAYTDTENDPHSPSHDPNLFAMMWRTKNIYQDINKERIAIDQRFTKNVPQWKSFDTFASSRFSRLLWITLYILFFAFFVTAAWQWLLLPITFLMAPIHGVIINWFGHIYGYVNFQMKNTSKNLFRFDFLMMGEGYHNNHHKHASRANFGVKWYEVDVTYVIIKILNAFGIIHLKPITIQDK; translated from the coding sequence ATGGCTATAGTCATTTTTGTTTTAGTGCTTTGGTATGGAGGGTTATTTTTTCAATCTTTCTTTTTACACCGTTACGCAGCACACCAAGTGTTTACCATGTCTAAAACTATGGAGCGTATTACATTTGTTTTAACTTGGATTTTTCAAGGTTCTAGCTATTTAAGTGCTTATGGATATGGTGTTATGCACCGCATGCATCATGCATATACAGATACAGAAAACGACCCACACTCTCCATCACACGATCCTAATTTATTTGCAATGATGTGGAGAACAAAAAACATCTATCAAGATATCAATAAAGAACGTATTGCTATAGATCAACGTTTTACCAAAAATGTACCACAATGGAAATCGTTTGATACTTTTGCTAGTTCTCGTTTTTCTAGATTATTGTGGATTACGCTTTATATTCTATTTTTTGCATTTTTTGTGACTGCTGCTTGGCAATGGTTATTATTACCTATTACTTTTTTAATGGCACCTATACATGGTGTTATTATCAACTGGTTTGGTCATATTTACGGTTATGTAAATTTTCAGATGAAAAATACTAGTAAAAATCTATTCCGTTTTGATTTTTTAATGATGGGCGAAGGATACCATAACAACCACCACAAACATGCTAGCAGAGCTAATTTTGGTGTAAAGTGGTATGAAGTTGATGTAACTTATGTAATTATTAAAATACTAAATGCTTTTGGTATTATTCATTTAAAGCCTATTACAATTCAAGATAAATAG
- a CDS encoding monovalent cation:proton antiporter-2 (CPA2) family protein, whose translation MTGSILFQAIVFLLGAIICVSLAKRLGLSSVIGYLFAGVLIGPYVLGFIGSEGDDILHFAEFGVVVMLFLIGLEIEPKNFWNMRKTIVGMGGLQVAGTMLLSYLLFTVLGFDWKVSLVISMAVALSSTAIALQTIKEKGLMDTTFGTSSFSILLFQDIIVIFMLGALPLLSNSNETSDSADSGNLLDGLPIGLQTLAIILSVVFIIVAGKYLIVPMLRKVAKTGVRELLIASAFLIVFAISFLMEYVGLSPALGAFLGGVVLSNSEYKHELESTLEPFKNLLLGLFFMAVGASINFIVIAENPLTIGGILFAVIALKAVVLFITAQVFSLKLDQKLLLTFSLAQIGEFAFVLLSFAFDLNLLEQKEMDMLLVVTALSMSLTPIISMVNERLILPRIGTKEYVKRPTDHIAKSQKIILVGFGHFGSTIGRFLRSHGVEATILDQDSNRVDFLRKMGFEVYYGDATRIDLLESAGIAQAKIIICATNKLSVSKAISKIVKEKYPHVEMMIRTKNRYDAYDLLNLGHENIYRESLETSLTLAKDVLSKMGFRKYTLNRQVQNFIKYDENSLRRLASEPKREDDYIFKARKELEQQEKFLNDDFKRGIVDFDTHWDSELIKKALENKV comes from the coding sequence ATGACAGGTAGTATACTTTTTCAAGCAATTGTTTTTTTGTTAGGAGCCATTATTTGTGTATCGCTAGCAAAGCGTTTAGGATTAAGCTCGGTAATTGGTTATTTGTTCGCTGGTGTTTTAATAGGGCCTTATGTTTTAGGATTTATAGGGTCTGAAGGTGATGATATTCTTCATTTTGCAGAGTTTGGTGTTGTAGTGATGCTATTTTTAATAGGACTAGAAATTGAGCCCAAGAATTTTTGGAATATGCGAAAAACCATAGTTGGTATGGGGGGTTTACAAGTAGCAGGTACAATGTTATTATCGTATTTGCTTTTTACCGTATTGGGTTTTGACTGGAAAGTTTCATTAGTTATTTCAATGGCAGTAGCTTTATCATCTACAGCAATTGCACTACAAACTATAAAAGAAAAAGGCTTGATGGATACAACTTTTGGTACATCATCATTTTCAATTTTATTATTTCAAGATATCATTGTTATATTTATGTTAGGTGCATTACCACTACTATCTAATTCTAATGAAACATCTGATAGTGCAGATAGTGGTAATTTATTAGATGGGTTGCCAATAGGTTTACAAACTTTAGCTATTATTTTATCTGTTGTGTTTATAATTGTAGCGGGTAAATATTTAATTGTACCCATGCTACGTAAGGTGGCTAAAACAGGAGTTAGAGAGTTATTAATAGCATCTGCTTTTTTAATTGTTTTTGCCATTTCATTTTTAATGGAATATGTAGGTTTAAGTCCTGCTTTAGGGGCATTTTTAGGTGGCGTAGTATTATCAAATAGTGAATATAAACATGAATTAGAAAGCACTCTAGAACCTTTTAAAAATCTACTTTTAGGCTTGTTTTTCATGGCTGTTGGAGCTTCTATTAATTTTATAGTAATTGCAGAAAACCCATTAACTATTGGCGGAATTCTATTTGCTGTAATAGCTTTAAAAGCTGTTGTTTTATTTATAACGGCACAGGTGTTTAGTTTAAAATTAGATCAAAAATTATTGCTTACATTTAGTTTAGCACAAATTGGTGAATTTGCTTTTGTACTACTCTCATTTGCTTTTGATTTAAACCTTTTAGAGCAAAAGGAAATGGATATGTTATTGGTAGTAACAGCGCTTTCAATGTCACTTACTCCAATTATAAGTATGGTAAATGAGCGATTGATACTTCCTAGAATAGGTACAAAAGAATATGTAAAACGACCTACGGATCATATAGCAAAATCTCAAAAAATTATTTTAGTAGGGTTTGGTCATTTTGGTAGTACTATAGGGCGTTTTTTAAGATCACATGGTGTAGAAGCAACTATTTTAGATCAAGATTCTAACCGTGTCGATTTTCTTCGTAAAATGGGCTTCGAGGTATATTATGGCGATGCTACACGTATAGATTTATTAGAATCTGCTGGTATCGCTCAAGCTAAAATAATTATTTGTGCAACCAATAAGCTGTCAGTCTCAAAGGCTATCAGTAAGATAGTTAAAGAAAAATATCCTCATGTAGAAATGATGATTCGTACTAAAAATAGATATGATGCCTATGATTTACTTAACCTAGGCCATGAAAATATATATCGCGAATCATTAGAAACTTCATTAACTCTAGCTAAAGATGTATTAAGTAAAATGGGCTTCAGAAAATATACATTGAATAGGCAGGTGCAGAATTTTATTAAGTATGATGAAAATAGTTTAAGGCGTTTGGCTTCAGAACCAAAGAGAGAAGATGATTATATTTTTAAAGCAAGAAAAGAGTTAGAGCAACAGGAGAAGTTTTTAAATGATGATTTTAAAAGAGGTATTGTTGATTTTGATACGCATTGGGATAGTGAGTTAATAAAAAAAGCATTAGAAAATAAAGTTTAG
- a CDS encoding serine hydrolase — protein MLLCISCTSEDETKITTDEFSNQIGNSEIAAIIKENISNFPDNTQVSIALIDNAETEYIGVVRNGDTFEIIENENSIFEIGSITKVFTSILLSDLIEKNEATLNETLQSQFDFTIKEGGNIKLEQLANHTSGLPRLPTNYESVDYDEQDPFANYTSDLLNSYLENYAVLNNVTGSEFEYSNLGIGLLGHILSKKTGKTYEDFIQETIFKPLNMNASTTLLSNVNTTSLVKGLNANGAEIPNWNFTNATVGAGGIKSSVVDLEKFVRKNFEDTTVYNLPQQPTYEVTNDYGIGLGWQIIKDDTFTILLHDGSTGGYTSMLSLDKNNKRAVIVLSNVSGVSTQAENISTLNLALLANLSGV, from the coding sequence ATGTTGCTATGCATTAGTTGTACTAGTGAAGACGAAACAAAAATAACTACAGATGAATTTTCTAATCAAATAGGCAATTCAGAAATTGCTGCTATTATAAAAGAAAACATTTCAAATTTCCCTGACAATACTCAAGTATCAATTGCACTTATTGATAATGCCGAAACTGAATACATCGGAGTTGTTAGGAATGGTGATACATTTGAAATTATAGAAAATGAAAATAGCATTTTCGAAATTGGTTCTATAACTAAAGTATTTACTAGTATATTATTATCAGATTTGATAGAGAAAAATGAAGCAACTTTAAATGAAACGCTTCAAAGTCAGTTTGATTTTACGATAAAAGAAGGCGGAAATATTAAATTAGAACAACTAGCAAATCATACGTCTGGTTTACCAAGGCTACCTACAAATTACGAAAGTGTAGATTATGATGAGCAAGATCCTTTTGCTAATTATACTTCTGATTTACTAAACAGTTATTTAGAAAATTATGCGGTTTTAAATAATGTTACAGGTTCTGAGTTTGAATATTCTAATTTAGGAATTGGTTTATTAGGTCATATTTTATCTAAAAAAACAGGAAAAACTTATGAAGACTTTATACAAGAAACCATTTTCAAACCTTTAAATATGAATGCAAGTACCACTTTATTATCTAATGTAAATACAACATCGCTAGTAAAGGGTCTAAATGCTAATGGTGCCGAAATTCCCAACTGGAACTTTACAAATGCAACAGTAGGAGCAGGAGGTATAAAATCATCTGTAGTAGACTTAGAGAAATTTGTGCGTAAAAATTTTGAAGACACAACTGTTTATAATTTACCACAACAGCCCACTTATGAAGTTACAAATGATTACGGAATAGGTTTAGGTTGGCAAATTATAAAAGATGATACATTTACGATATTGTTACACGATGGTAGTACAGGTGGTTACACATCTATGTTATCATTAGATAAAAACAATAAAAGAGCTGTAATTGTACTCTCTAATGTTTCTGGAGTTAGTACTCAAGCAGAAAATATAAGCACGTTAAATCTTGCCTTATTAGCTAACTTATCAGGTGTCTAA
- a CDS encoding ABC transporter permease has product MRLLNLFKIATKAIILNKTRTLLTMLGIIIGVASVIAMLAIGEGSKESIRTTISAMGSNMITIRPGADDRGPARGSGGDVQTLTLKNYETIKEEANLLSYITPVVNGGGQVINGSNNWPSTIYGVNPEYLSIKVVDLQNGSMFTDLEVKSASKVAVIGQTVVDNVFPDGQEPVGQMIRFNNIPFKVIGVLEEKGENTFGQDQDDVVIAPYTTVQKRILAIDYLNQIIASAISEDDAPEAVTQVTQILRTQHKLLDTEEDDFSVRSMEELISTFSSTSEMLTILLVAVASISLLIGGIGIMNIMYVSVKERTKEIGLRMAVGGKGSDILMQFLIEAVLISITGGVLGVLLGLGATVFIEKFLNWPTSVAMYSIVISFVVCAVTGIFFGWYPARKASALDPITALRYE; this is encoded by the coding sequence ATGAGACTATTAAATTTATTTAAAATCGCAACAAAAGCCATTATTCTTAATAAAACAAGAACATTGCTTACCATGTTAGGCATTATCATTGGTGTAGCTTCAGTAATTGCTATGTTAGCCATTGGTGAAGGCTCTAAAGAAAGTATTCGTACTACTATTTCTGCAATGGGTTCTAATATGATAACTATAAGACCAGGAGCCGATGATAGAGGTCCAGCAAGAGGTAGTGGAGGAGATGTACAAACTTTAACGCTAAAAAACTATGAAACCATTAAAGAGGAAGCAAATTTACTAAGCTATATCACACCAGTCGTAAATGGAGGTGGACAAGTTATTAATGGTTCTAATAACTGGCCAAGCACCATTTATGGTGTTAATCCAGAGTATTTAAGTATTAAAGTCGTTGATTTACAGAACGGTAGTATGTTTACAGATTTAGAAGTAAAATCAGCTTCTAAAGTTGCAGTTATTGGACAGACAGTTGTCGATAATGTATTTCCTGATGGACAAGAACCTGTAGGACAAATGATTCGTTTTAATAATATTCCGTTTAAAGTTATTGGAGTTTTAGAAGAAAAAGGTGAAAACACCTTTGGTCAAGATCAAGATGATGTGGTGATAGCACCTTACACAACAGTACAAAAACGTATTCTAGCTATCGATTATTTAAATCAAATAATAGCTTCTGCCATAAGTGAGGATGATGCACCAGAAGCAGTAACACAAGTCACACAAATTTTAAGAACACAGCATAAATTATTAGATACTGAAGAAGATGATTTTAGTGTACGTTCTATGGAAGAATTAATTTCAACATTTAGTTCTACCAGCGAAATGTTAACCATTTTGTTAGTAGCAGTAGCAAGTATTTCTCTTTTAATTGGTGGAATTGGAATTATGAATATCATGTATGTTTCTGTTAAAGAACGTACAAAAGAAATTGGTTTGCGTATGGCTGTAGGAGGAAAGGGATCCGATATATTAATGCAGTTTTTAATTGAAGCTGTTTTAATAAGTATTACAGGAGGTGTTTTAGGAGTATTATTAGGTCTTGGAGCCACAGTATTTATAGAAAAATTCTTAAATTGGCCTACAAGTGTCGCCATGTACTCAATTGTAATTTCATTTGTAGTTTGTGCTGTAACTGGTATCTTTTTTGGATGGTACCCTGCAAGAAAGGCTTCTGCATTAGATCCTATAACTGCTTTGCGTTACGAGTAA
- a CDS encoding efflux RND transporter periplasmic adaptor subunit, giving the protein MKKNRKNIILSIVIVIILTVAAYFFLDNDDAIVIEAKTIVAKKTDVTTMVTATGTMEPITQVEVGTQVSGVVEKIYVDYNSVVKEGQLIAELDKTNLNAAKTQAQAAYDNALSQKNYTQTIYDRQKTLFDNQVISKSDFDDAAFNYQTAKGTVTQRYSDLQQAITNLGYANIYSPIDGVILSRAIDEGQTVAASLSTPTLFTIAQDLKEMQVEADVDEADIGQVKEGQRVEFTVDAYIGETFNGVITQVRLDPTITSNVVTYIVVVKAENEDLKLKPGLTATISIYTLELDNVLTAEAKAINFKPNAEILATYNAHHNLITNTSSPSDKETTLWVLGKDRSITPKTVTLGASDGVNVQILSGISQGDKLVYSLKGISKAEAGGPPSGVGSNESPFMPQRPGGKKK; this is encoded by the coding sequence ATGAAAAAAAATAGAAAAAATATCATTCTAAGCATTGTTATTGTAATAATACTTACGGTTGCAGCTTACTTTTTTTTAGATAACGATGATGCGATTGTTATTGAAGCAAAAACAATAGTTGCAAAAAAAACAGACGTAACTACAATGGTTACAGCAACAGGTACTATGGAGCCAATTACACAGGTTGAAGTTGGTACCCAAGTATCTGGAGTAGTAGAAAAAATATATGTAGATTATAATAGTGTGGTTAAAGAAGGTCAATTAATTGCAGAATTAGATAAAACTAATTTGAATGCTGCAAAAACACAAGCACAGGCTGCTTATGATAATGCGCTTAGTCAAAAAAACTATACACAAACAATTTATGATAGACAAAAAACATTATTTGATAATCAAGTGATTAGTAAATCTGATTTTGATGATGCTGCATTTAACTACCAAACAGCAAAAGGTACAGTAACACAGCGTTATTCAGACTTACAACAAGCCATAACTAATTTAGGGTATGCCAATATCTATTCGCCTATAGATGGTGTTATTTTATCAAGAGCAATTGATGAAGGACAAACAGTAGCAGCAAGTTTAAGTACACCAACATTATTTACGATTGCACAAGATTTAAAAGAAATGCAAGTTGAAGCAGATGTGGATGAAGCTGATATAGGACAGGTAAAAGAAGGACAACGAGTAGAGTTTACTGTTGATGCTTATATAGGTGAAACTTTTAACGGTGTTATTACACAAGTGCGTTTAGATCCTACAATAACATCTAATGTGGTAACATATATAGTTGTTGTTAAAGCAGAAAATGAAGATTTAAAATTGAAACCAGGCTTAACAGCTACCATTTCAATTTATACTTTAGAGTTAGACAATGTGTTAACTGCAGAAGCTAAAGCAATAAATTTTAAACCAAACGCTGAAATTTTGGCAACATACAATGCACATCATAATTTAATAACTAATACAAGTTCACCATCAGATAAAGAAACCACACTTTGGGTATTGGGTAAAGATAGAAGTATTACACCTAAAACAGTAACATTAGGAGCAAGCGATGGTGTAAATGTTCAAATTTTAAGCGGTATTAGTCAGGGTGATAAACTGGTATATAGTTTAAAAGGTATTTCTAAGGCAGAAGCAGGAGGTCCACCATCAGGAGTAGGGTCTAACGAAAGTCCATTTATGCCACAACGTCCAGGAGGTAAAAAAAAATAA
- a CDS encoding ABC transporter ATP-binding protein: protein MSKEIIKIEDLKREFTMGTETVHALRGISFTIKEGEFVTIMGSSGSGKSTMLNILGCLDQPTSGVYAIDGVSVKDLSRNELATIRNEKIGFIFQSYNLLARTSAIENVELPLLYNSKVSTEERRKRAIEALEKVGLGDRLHHTPSQLSGGQQQRVAIARSLVNNPVMILADEATGNLDTRTSYEIMALFQELNKQGITITFVTHEPDIATFSNRTVVLKDGEIMQDYQNHNIQSAANELANLPKQDD, encoded by the coding sequence ATGAGTAAAGAAATCATTAAAATAGAAGATTTAAAACGTGAGTTTACCATGGGAACCGAAACGGTTCATGCATTAAGAGGTATTTCATTCACCATAAAAGAAGGCGAGTTTGTTACCATTATGGGATCTAGTGGATCTGGTAAAAGTACCATGCTTAATATCTTAGGCTGTTTAGATCAACCTACATCTGGAGTGTATGCAATTGATGGTGTTAGTGTAAAAGATTTAAGTAGAAACGAATTAGCCACAATTAGAAACGAAAAAATAGGATTCATTTTTCAATCTTATAATTTATTGGCAAGAACATCGGCTATTGAAAACGTAGAGTTGCCCTTATTATATAACAGCAAAGTATCTACAGAAGAGCGCAGAAAACGTGCTATTGAAGCTCTAGAAAAAGTAGGGTTAGGAGACCGTTTACATCATACACCATCGCAACTTTCGGGAGGGCAACAACAACGTGTAGCTATTGCCAGGTCGTTGGTTAATAATCCTGTAATGATATTGGCTGATGAAGCCACAGGAAACCTAGATACAAGAACGTCGTATGAGATTATGGCGTTATTTCAAGAGTTAAACAAACAAGGGATTACCATCACATTTGTAACACATGAACCAGATATAGCAACGTTTAGCAATAGAACCGTTGTCTTAAAAGATGGAGAAATTATGCAAGATTATCAAAATCATAATATACAGTCTGCTGCAAACGAATTAGCCAATTTACCTAAACAAGACGATTAA
- a CDS encoding NAD(P)H-dependent oxidoreductase codes for MKKILVLFSHPKFEKSRVNAALVNQIKNIEGVTFCDLYEIYPDFHIDVDAEKKLLEEHDIIIWHHPFYWYSCPPLMKQWLDLVLEFGWAYGPNGDALHNKTCLNVITTGGSRDLYCSSGTNSFTVSQFLRPFEQTANLCGMQYLPPFAVMGTHQLPDNQLETYVNQYGELIKLLQQNLAIDDFSGCFFLNDIPQLQTP; via the coding sequence ATGAAAAAAATACTAGTTTTATTTTCACATCCTAAATTTGAAAAATCTAGAGTAAATGCTGCCCTAGTAAATCAGATTAAAAATATAGAAGGGGTCACATTTTGTGATTTGTACGAGATTTATCCTGATTTTCATATTGATGTAGATGCCGAAAAAAAACTTTTAGAGGAGCATGACATTATCATTTGGCATCATCCATTTTACTGGTATAGCTGTCCGCCACTTATGAAACAATGGTTAGATCTGGTTTTAGAATTTGGGTGGGCATATGGCCCTAATGGTGATGCATTACATAATAAAACATGTTTAAATGTAATTACAACTGGCGGTTCTAGAGATTTATATTGTTCATCTGGCACCAATAGTTTTACGGTTAGTCAATTTTTACGTCCTTTTGAACAGACCGCAAATTTATGTGGTATGCAGTATTTACCACCATTTGCTGTTATGGGAACACATCAACTACCAGATAATCAATTAGAGACTTACGTTAATCAATATGGTGAACTTATAAAATTACTTCAGCAAAATTTGGCAATTGACGATTTTAGTGGTTGCTTTTTTTTAAATGATATCCCTCAATTACAAACACCATAA